The following are from one region of the Leptospira selangorensis genome:
- a CDS encoding acyl-CoA dehydrogenase family protein, producing MDFALSDDQKALRGLARDFAKNEIRPKAEHHDKTGEYPLQILKKAWEIGLMNIHIPEKYNGAGMHELDDVIIGEELFWGCSAMATAILANNLALAPVLIGASDEVLKKWVQPMTEQFQLCAYAVTEPGAGSDVAGIRTTARKVGDEYIINGSKMWITNAGYADWFFVLTKTDPAAGHKGITGFIVSSKSPGVVVGKKELNMGQKCSDTRGITFEEVKVHKSQMIGQEGDGFKIAMGAFDHTRPGVAIGAVGVARAAMEHALEYAKTRTAFGKPIVENQAISFMIAEMARDIEAGRLLCHQAAWLIDNGYRNTYQASIAKAFCADACMRITTDAVQVLGGYGFNSEYPVEKLMRDAKIFQIYEGTSQIQRLIISRYLTEGKGIEGPNL from the coding sequence ATGGATTTCGCTCTTTCAGACGATCAAAAAGCGCTTAGAGGTCTTGCCAGAGATTTTGCAAAAAATGAGATCCGCCCAAAAGCGGAACATCATGATAAAACGGGAGAATACCCTCTTCAGATCTTGAAAAAGGCCTGGGAAATCGGCTTAATGAATATCCATATTCCGGAAAAATATAACGGAGCCGGAATGCACGAATTAGATGACGTTATCATCGGAGAAGAATTGTTTTGGGGTTGTTCTGCGATGGCAACTGCCATCCTTGCAAATAACCTTGCATTAGCACCGGTTCTTATCGGAGCAAGTGACGAAGTCCTAAAAAAATGGGTTCAGCCTATGACTGAACAATTCCAACTCTGTGCTTATGCAGTTACGGAACCAGGCGCAGGTTCCGACGTTGCAGGTATTCGTACTACTGCAAGAAAAGTTGGAGACGAATATATCATTAACGGTTCCAAGATGTGGATCACTAACGCAGGTTATGCGGATTGGTTCTTCGTTCTTACTAAAACTGATCCTGCTGCGGGTCATAAAGGTATCACAGGATTTATAGTTAGTTCCAAAAGTCCGGGTGTAGTCGTTGGAAAAAAAGAATTGAACATGGGACAAAAATGTTCCGACACCAGAGGGATCACTTTCGAAGAAGTGAAAGTCCACAAAAGCCAAATGATCGGTCAAGAAGGTGATGGATTTAAGATCGCGATGGGAGCATTCGATCATACTCGCCCAGGTGTTGCGATCGGGGCAGTTGGCGTTGCAAGAGCAGCTATGGAACATGCATTAGAATATGCTAAAACTAGAACTGCTTTCGGTAAACCTATCGTAGAGAACCAAGCTATTTCCTTTATGATCGCAGAGATGGCGAGAGATATAGAAGCAGGAAGACTTCTTTGCCACCAAGCAGCTTGGTTAATCGACAACGGTTACAGAAATACTTACCAAGCCTCTATCGCTAAAGCTTTTTGCGCAGATGCTTGTATGAGAATTACGACTGACGCAGTACAAGTATTAGGCGGTTACGGCTTTAACTCTGAATACCCGGTTGAAAAACTGATGAGAGACGCTAAAATTTTCCAAATTTACGAAGGTACTTCTCAAATCCAAAGATTGATCATCTCTCGCTACCTAACAGAAGGTAAAGGGATAGAAGGACCGAACCTCTGA
- a CDS encoding alpha/beta fold hydrolase has translation MMIVGGSFYSCKSDSSQNAEAAALLASLDPSLAQTSGNKGVSELEDSSGQIQNAFAQESDGSFTFDNTIKVTANDGVVLEASLFTPSTPSPTGKYPTVIFVNSWALNKYEYLVPAAKLAKKGYIVLSYSTRGFGASGGLIDTAGPKDRADLSKIIDWLLANTQTDSANIGISGISYGAGISLAGVSTEPRIKTAVAMSGWGNLKRSLYGNDTPRLIWGLLLVASSYITGRPDPIIAQNFGKLLQHTDIDSVTTWAADRSPETFVGQLNASAGKSVMISNNFEDYLFNPNAVLDYYAKITVPKKLLMNEGIHASAEIGGILGFSGTVWDNAYDWFDYWLKGVNNGIMDKPQVTFQKRFAGPRVTLPSWPSPTVSDKTFYLKPRGLFTNGEIGTSQNTTVTNTGILSGADTVASTGFPLLADILASHADIPVTTNLGLVSRVNGIVYQSSNLSSTVKIRGKMFWNGRISSSLGKANVNVYFYDVDKYGTATLITHGTGTIFDAGWYETKDMSIDLNAVAYDVPAGNKIAIAIDTFDSQYSVPTVLIYGLDVKHSKTPQSTLVIQSEN, from the coding sequence ATGATGATCGTAGGAGGATCTTTTTACTCTTGTAAAAGTGATTCTTCTCAAAATGCGGAAGCTGCGGCCCTCTTAGCTTCCTTAGATCCAAGCCTGGCTCAAACTTCCGGAAACAAAGGTGTTTCCGAGTTAGAAGATTCAAGCGGTCAGATCCAAAATGCATTCGCGCAAGAGAGCGACGGAAGTTTCACTTTCGACAATACCATTAAGGTAACTGCAAACGACGGAGTTGTGTTAGAAGCTAGTCTTTTCACACCTTCTACCCCTTCCCCTACCGGAAAATACCCAACAGTAATTTTCGTTAATAGCTGGGCATTGAACAAGTATGAGTATCTGGTTCCTGCTGCGAAACTCGCTAAAAAGGGATATATTGTTCTCTCTTATAGCACAAGAGGTTTCGGAGCTTCCGGAGGACTCATTGATACTGCTGGTCCAAAAGATAGGGCAGATCTTAGCAAAATTATCGATTGGTTACTTGCAAACACCCAAACCGATTCTGCAAATATCGGTATTTCAGGTATATCTTATGGTGCCGGAATTTCTTTAGCAGGTGTGAGCACTGAACCTAGAATTAAAACTGCTGTTGCAATGAGTGGTTGGGGAAATCTCAAACGTTCTCTTTATGGCAACGATACTCCTAGATTGATCTGGGGATTATTGCTTGTTGCTTCTAGTTATATTACCGGAAGACCTGATCCGATCATCGCTCAGAATTTCGGAAAACTTCTACAACATACGGATATCGATTCTGTGACCACATGGGCAGCAGATCGTTCTCCAGAAACTTTTGTAGGACAATTGAATGCTTCTGCAGGTAAGTCCGTAATGATCTCGAATAACTTCGAGGATTACTTATTTAACCCGAATGCGGTTTTAGATTATTATGCTAAGATCACTGTTCCTAAAAAACTTTTAATGAACGAAGGAATTCATGCTTCCGCGGAAATCGGTGGTATCCTCGGTTTTTCCGGTACAGTTTGGGATAACGCATACGATTGGTTCGATTATTGGTTGAAAGGTGTCAATAATGGGATCATGGACAAACCTCAGGTTACTTTCCAAAAACGTTTTGCCGGACCTAGAGTAACTCTTCCTTCTTGGCCTTCTCCTACTGTTTCCGATAAAACTTTTTATCTGAAACCTAGAGGTCTATTCACTAACGGAGAAATCGGAACCAGCCAAAACACTACTGTCACTAACACTGGAATTCTTTCCGGAGCGGATACTGTTGCAAGCACTGGATTTCCTTTACTTGCGGATATTCTTGCTTCTCACGCAGATATTCCTGTAACAACCAATTTAGGTTTAGTAAGCAGAGTGAATGGTATCGTTTACCAATCTTCTAATCTAAGTTCTACAGTAAAGATCAGAGGTAAAATGTTCTGGAACGGAAGAATTTCTTCCAGCCTAGGAAAGGCTAACGTGAACGTTTACTTCTACGATGTAGATAAATATGGAACCGCTACTTTGATTACTCATGGTACCGGGACTATTTTTGATGCGGGATGGTATGAAACAAAAGATATGTCTATCGACCTAAATGCGGTAGCGTATGATGTTCCTGCAGGAAATAAGATCGCGATTGCAATCGATACTTTCGATTCACAATATTCGGTGCCTACTGTGCTGATTTATGGTCTGGATGTGAAACACTCCAAAACCCCACAGTCCACCTTAGTGATCCAATCGGAGAATTAA
- a CDS encoding anthranilate synthase component II translates to MILLVDNYDSFTYNLYQYFSQIGNQVEVFRNDKIDLSEIKRLAPKGIILSPGPGRPEDSGVCIDILKELAGQLPILGVCLGHQAIGLVHGGKIVNAPTIMHGKVSLIEHDGKDIYKSLPSPFLATRYHSLVIQPESLPDVLEVSSKTEDGIIMGVRHKTKPHLYGVQFHPESIMTQNGLELVRNFSRIVSEV, encoded by the coding sequence ATGATCCTTCTCGTAGACAATTACGATTCTTTTACATACAATCTGTATCAGTATTTTTCGCAGATCGGCAATCAGGTAGAAGTTTTCCGAAACGATAAGATAGACCTAAGCGAGATCAAAAGATTAGCTCCCAAAGGGATTATTTTAAGTCCAGGTCCGGGACGTCCCGAAGATTCAGGGGTTTGTATTGATATTTTAAAAGAACTGGCGGGACAATTACCGATCTTAGGTGTATGTTTAGGTCACCAAGCCATCGGTCTTGTCCATGGCGGAAAGATCGTAAACGCTCCGACTATTATGCACGGTAAAGTAAGCCTGATAGAACATGATGGTAAGGACATTTATAAGTCCTTGCCTTCTCCATTTTTAGCTACCAGATATCATTCTCTTGTGATCCAACCTGAAAGTCTTCCCGATGTTTTAGAAGTTTCCTCTAAAACGGAAGATGGGATTATCATGGGAGTACGTCATAAAACAAAACCTCATTTATATGGAGTTCAATTCCATCCGGAGTCCATCATGACCCAAAACGGATTGGAACTGGTGAGAAACTTTTCTCGAATCGTTTCAGAAGTATAA
- the trpE gene encoding anthranilate synthase component I → METPVSLFAKWGGTEAKHSFLLESVEGGENVGRNSFLGKDPYRLLYGKNGLFYVSKRKEPETEIITYDPLFLLEYSMGDDKYVPDHRLPSFQGGAVGFLSFGAVRYYENIPDTKPEDEPAPDAYFALYDEVLVVDHVDRLLRIVVNARLSEYEDPKACYEATLERIDAIEKEIREGELPGWVKHPLESKEKLEYTPNIPDEDYKKAVQKAKEYIYAGDIFQVVPSRKLEFRPGVPPFQVYRGLRTVNPSPYMYFLKLDDISLVGSSPEIMVKCKDRKTYLRPIAGTRPRGANPEADKLLEENLLADPKEIAEHIMLVDLGRNDLGRVCEAGSVRVEDFKIIEKYSHVMHIVSQCSGILEEEKSVYDLLRATLPAGTVSGAPKIRAMEIIDELERTRRGIYSGALGYISYQGDTDMAIVIRTISFYGEKAFVQAGGGVVYDSSPEGELEETKNKMAALLRAVDFARNGLKGEWNR, encoded by the coding sequence TTGGAAACCCCGGTGTCTCTTTTTGCAAAATGGGGAGGCACTGAGGCCAAACATTCTTTTCTTCTAGAATCAGTAGAAGGTGGAGAGAATGTCGGTAGGAATTCTTTCTTAGGAAAAGATCCTTATAGGCTGCTCTATGGTAAGAATGGTCTATTCTATGTTTCCAAAAGAAAAGAACCTGAGACGGAGATAATCACATACGATCCGTTATTCCTATTGGAATATTCCATGGGAGATGACAAATACGTTCCGGATCATAGACTTCCTTCTTTCCAAGGAGGAGCAGTAGGTTTTCTTTCCTTTGGCGCAGTCCGTTATTATGAAAATATTCCGGATACTAAACCGGAAGATGAACCGGCTCCTGACGCATACTTCGCATTATATGACGAGGTTCTTGTGGTCGATCATGTGGATCGTCTTTTGAGGATCGTTGTAAATGCTCGTCTTTCCGAATACGAAGATCCAAAAGCTTGTTACGAAGCTACATTAGAAAGAATTGATGCGATTGAAAAAGAGATCAGAGAAGGAGAACTTCCTGGTTGGGTCAAACATCCGTTAGAGTCCAAAGAGAAATTAGAATACACTCCTAATATTCCTGACGAAGATTATAAAAAAGCTGTCCAGAAAGCGAAGGAATATATTTACGCAGGAGATATATTCCAAGTAGTTCCTTCTAGAAAGCTGGAATTCCGACCAGGTGTCCCTCCTTTTCAAGTATATCGTGGATTAAGAACTGTAAATCCGAGTCCTTATATGTATTTCCTAAAGTTGGATGATATTTCCTTGGTCGGATCTTCTCCTGAGATCATGGTGAAATGTAAGGATAGAAAGACTTACTTAAGACCGATTGCAGGAACAAGACCGAGAGGAGCTAATCCGGAAGCGGATAAACTTTTGGAAGAGAATCTTTTAGCGGATCCTAAAGAGATCGCAGAACATATCATGCTCGTAGACCTGGGAAGAAACGACTTGGGTAGGGTTTGCGAAGCGGGAAGCGTTCGAGTAGAAGATTTTAAAATTATAGAGAAATATTCCCACGTTATGCATATCGTGAGCCAATGTTCCGGAATTTTGGAAGAAGAAAAATCGGTTTATGATCTTCTCCGCGCTACTCTTCCTGCAGGAACAGTTTCAGGTGCACCTAAGATCAGAGCTATGGAAATCATAGACGAACTGGAAAGGACTAGAAGAGGTATTTATTCAGGAGCCTTAGGTTATATTTCCTACCAAGGAGATACCGATATGGCGATCGTGATCCGCACCATCTCTTTTTATGGAGAGAAAGCATTCGTGCAGGCAGGTGGCGGAGTGGTTTACGATTCTTCTCCTGAAGGCGAACTAGAAGAGACCAAAAACAAAATGGCCGCATTACTCCGTGCGGTGGACTTCGCAAGAAACGGATTGAAAGGAGAATGGAATAGATGA
- a CDS encoding nitrilase-related carbon-nitrogen hydrolase: MRKYSFYGILSLVCAYFIWTYSFLGNSPEEKAFEISFYSYGKDSGKGNLIGVEPFMTPGDYSSHNRFLDKTESYFINAKQSGWISDKTIFVFPEYYGTWLVVSGEKSSLYTSPDLKSGMIYFILRNPFSFLYYLLISKENDKVQAAIFKIKAHEMKKIYESIFSALAQKYQVTILAGSIVLPSPSVQNGKIVLGPSSLFNTSFVFGKDGSVLGEPIRKKFLTEEEKPFLDSNLKPGTVIDTPAGKMGVLVCADSWYPESYSNLKESGADFIAVPSYINRGEVSVWDQAWAGYNGEKNPSDVDPKDIGKITEGQAWKKYALETRAARSGFKNGINVFLQGKLWDLESDGQAFILRNGKPENVSVPEHNKNRIYNLWF, encoded by the coding sequence ATGAGGAAGTATTCGTTTTACGGCATTCTATCATTGGTTTGTGCATATTTTATTTGGACTTATTCTTTTTTAGGGAATTCACCTGAGGAGAAGGCTTTTGAGATCAGCTTTTATTCTTATGGTAAGGATTCTGGCAAAGGAAATTTGATTGGAGTGGAACCTTTTATGACTCCCGGTGATTATTCGAGCCATAATAGGTTCTTGGATAAGACCGAATCTTATTTTATAAATGCAAAACAGTCGGGATGGATCTCTGATAAGACAATTTTCGTTTTCCCCGAATATTATGGTACTTGGCTGGTTGTCTCAGGAGAGAAATCATCTTTATATACTTCTCCTGACTTGAAATCCGGAATGATATATTTCATTCTTCGAAATCCTTTTTCATTTTTATATTATCTTCTTATTTCTAAGGAGAATGATAAGGTGCAGGCGGCTATATTTAAGATCAAAGCTCACGAGATGAAAAAGATCTATGAGAGTATCTTCTCTGCTCTTGCTCAAAAATACCAGGTAACTATTTTAGCCGGCTCTATCGTTTTGCCTTCTCCTTCTGTTCAGAATGGAAAAATAGTTTTAGGTCCTTCTTCTTTATTTAATACGAGCTTTGTGTTCGGAAAGGACGGTTCTGTTTTAGGAGAACCGATTCGCAAAAAGTTTTTAACGGAAGAAGAGAAACCGTTCTTAGATTCTAATTTGAAACCGGGGACAGTTATAGATACGCCTGCAGGTAAAATGGGAGTTTTAGTTTGCGCGGACTCTTGGTATCCTGAATCTTATTCGAATCTGAAAGAATCTGGCGCGGATTTTATCGCAGTTCCTTCCTATATAAATCGAGGAGAGGTTTCGGTTTGGGACCAGGCTTGGGCAGGATATAATGGAGAAAAAAATCCTTCCGATGTGGATCCAAAAGATATCGGGAAGATCACGGAAGGGCAGGCCTGGAAAAAATACGCGTTGGAAACTAGAGCTGCCAGATCCGGATTTAAGAACGGTATTAATGTTTTTTTACAGGGAAAACTTTGGGATCTGGAATCGGACGGCCAAGCTTTTATTTTGAGGAATGGAAAGCCTGAAAACGTTTCGGTTCCCGAACATAATAAAAATAGAATATATAATCTTTGGTTTTAG
- a CDS encoding response regulator translates to MKPLVLVVDDNDRYANNLKTYLQENGCEVLRAIDASQGWDLYLANKQKLKAVITDITMETQTSGLWMIRKIYQDGFPGIKVIATTGFDVSGVMAISKYFLPWFAGVEYMVPKVPLKKGEVILLPTSGVSSDFLNKLKS, encoded by the coding sequence TTGAAACCATTAGTTCTCGTAGTAGATGATAATGATCGTTATGCGAATAATTTAAAAACTTATCTGCAGGAAAACGGATGCGAAGTTCTTCGCGCTATTGATGCTTCCCAAGGTTGGGATCTTTATCTTGCGAATAAACAAAAACTTAAAGCGGTTATTACCGATATCACGATGGAAACCCAAACATCCGGACTTTGGATGATCCGCAAGATCTACCAAGATGGATTCCCAGGAATAAAGGTAATCGCCACGACTGGCTTTGATGTTTCCGGTGTAATGGCTATAAGTAAATATTTTCTTCCTTGGTTTGCGGGAGTAGAATATATGGTCCCAAAAGTTCCTTTAAAAAAAGGAGAAGTTATACTTTTGCCTACAAGCGGAGTCTCCTCGGATTTTTTAAACAAACTGAAGTCCTAA
- a CDS encoding helix-turn-helix domain-containing protein produces the protein MLLSVACLLRPEKSAGLKILSLLSFCVSIQFLYVYFLLKGIYFEPSFLNHLHIPLAWFLGPGMYSLYSVTVREEKFTAFERSFYLPGILLLILFPILHLVLPQIFLSHPIDYFEKGSTSWPDILLLGAYSANLVFYSSIVWQTRAAFQLERLKKDAGARILLFVIIGSGSVTSVLVISYLIRDINLLFISVLSTVIYAVAGYLAQIYSPEVFSEMGPSMRDAYRNSRLEGVDTNDLENRLESLMSKEKIYLQEDLSLSILSNQLDIKPYQLSEFLNQRKGTNFAKFVNGFRVAEAVRILQKEEGANILSVAYRSGFNSKATFNLAFKSIQGVSPREYLRKSKVS, from the coding sequence ATGCTTCTATCTGTGGCATGCCTACTCCGACCGGAAAAATCTGCCGGTTTAAAGATCTTATCTTTATTATCTTTTTGTGTTTCTATCCAATTCCTTTATGTTTATTTTCTTTTGAAGGGGATTTATTTCGAACCTTCGTTTTTAAATCATCTTCATATTCCATTAGCTTGGTTTTTAGGGCCAGGAATGTACAGTTTGTATTCTGTTACGGTTCGAGAGGAGAAGTTCACAGCCTTCGAAAGAAGCTTTTATCTTCCCGGAATACTTCTTCTTATCTTATTTCCTATCTTGCATTTAGTTTTACCTCAAATCTTTCTAAGTCATCCTATAGATTATTTCGAAAAAGGATCTACAAGTTGGCCGGATATCCTACTGTTAGGTGCATATTCTGCAAATTTAGTATTTTATTCTTCTATCGTTTGGCAAACAAGAGCAGCTTTCCAATTGGAAAGACTGAAAAAAGATGCTGGTGCTAGGATACTTCTTTTCGTTATAATCGGAAGCGGAAGTGTAACTTCTGTCCTTGTTATTTCTTATTTAATCAGAGATATTAATTTATTATTCATTTCTGTTCTAAGCACTGTAATCTACGCGGTCGCAGGTTATCTGGCTCAAATTTATTCTCCGGAAGTTTTTAGCGAGATGGGACCTTCTATGAGAGATGCATATCGTAATTCCAGATTAGAAGGTGTGGACACAAACGATCTGGAAAACCGTTTAGAAAGTTTGATGTCAAAAGAAAAAATCTATCTACAAGAAGATCTTTCTCTTTCTATACTATCCAATCAGTTAGATATCAAACCATATCAACTTTCGGAATTTCTGAATCAAAGAAAAGGAACTAACTTTGCAAAGTTTGTAAACGGTTTCAGAGTAGCAGAAGCAGTTCGTATATTACAAAAAGAAGAAGGAGCCAATATTCTCTCGGTCGCATACAGATCCGGCTTCAATTCAAAGGCGACTTTCAATCTTGCATTCAAATCCATACAGGGTGTTTCCCCTAGAGAGTATCTGCGAAAATCTAAAGTCTCTTAA
- a CDS encoding ABC transporter ATP-binding protein, translating into MKIFFRLMSYSVRYKYRFSLGIAFALLTAVLNAVSLTSIIPLFDTMAADPNTRFQFEFTEAEQEIIAKEESNLEIRLNPVERAKKVLIDVKRWSNGRTKYMEPKEVVWAVCLLILPLYGLKLITYLASVYCLATAGYWAVRDIRQELFEKNQMLPLTFFFKEKTGLLMSRIINDVEVVAAVISSNFRDATINFFYVITHLLVLLYLNTELLLIACGTVPLIILPVTLFTKKITRSTERFQEKLADLNANLQEMISGIKVIRVFNTEKYEKEKFQKINQNVYRRNFKGQYYLQIAPSLVELTSSLVALGFFALGARYILAGNVGSPFTVGQFMVFLLTLLFLLRPLTQLSQMVGKISQAIIAGRRIFEIIDLETEDHSEEQKVKVERVTNSIQFKGLNFAYPGTNAEVLKDINLNVKVGETVAIVGASGCGKSTLMDLIPRFFDPSVGSIEFDGQNIKDLSLADLRNKIGIVTQDIFLFHGKVADNIAYGKPGATRKDVIRAARLAHAHDFIKQMDNGYDSILGVRGLNLSGGQRQRLVIARALLRDPEIMILDEATSALDAESERLVSDAFRRLFANRTTFVIAHRLSTIKDIPRILVMDNGRIIEEGNHTSLMEMNGLYRKLTDNQYAGAGMLP; encoded by the coding sequence ATGAAAATTTTCTTCCGTTTAATGAGTTATTCAGTACGCTATAAGTACAGATTTTCATTAGGCATTGCGTTTGCCCTCCTTACCGCAGTTCTAAACGCAGTCTCTTTAACTTCTATCATTCCTCTTTTCGATACTATGGCGGCGGATCCGAACACCCGCTTTCAATTTGAATTCACGGAAGCAGAACAAGAGATCATCGCTAAAGAAGAATCCAATCTTGAGATCCGTTTAAACCCGGTAGAAAGGGCTAAGAAAGTTCTTATCGACGTTAAAAGATGGTCTAACGGACGCACCAAGTATATGGAACCTAAGGAAGTGGTCTGGGCAGTCTGTCTTTTGATCCTTCCTTTATATGGACTTAAACTAATCACATATCTTGCCTCAGTGTATTGTCTTGCGACCGCAGGCTATTGGGCCGTTCGGGATATACGACAGGAATTATTCGAAAAAAATCAAATGCTCCCTCTTACCTTTTTCTTTAAGGAAAAAACGGGGCTTTTGATGAGTAGGATCATCAACGATGTGGAAGTTGTGGCAGCTGTGATCTCTTCTAATTTTAGAGATGCTACCATCAACTTTTTCTATGTGATCACTCACCTTCTAGTATTACTTTATCTGAATACGGAACTTCTTCTTATAGCATGTGGAACAGTTCCTTTGATCATCCTGCCAGTGACATTGTTCACAAAAAAGATCACAAGATCTACGGAAAGATTCCAAGAAAAACTAGCGGATCTAAACGCAAATTTACAGGAGATGATTTCCGGGATCAAAGTGATCCGTGTTTTTAATACGGAGAAGTACGAGAAAGAAAAATTCCAGAAGATCAACCAGAACGTTTATCGCAGGAATTTTAAGGGACAATATTATCTTCAAATCGCACCAAGCTTGGTAGAATTAACTTCTTCCTTAGTAGCTCTTGGATTTTTCGCATTAGGCGCGAGATACATTCTCGCAGGAAATGTAGGCTCTCCATTCACAGTTGGGCAGTTCATGGTGTTCCTACTCACCCTCCTTTTCCTTCTACGCCCTTTAACACAATTATCACAAATGGTGGGAAAAATTTCCCAAGCAATCATCGCAGGAAGAAGGATCTTCGAGATCATTGATCTAGAAACGGAAGATCATAGCGAAGAACAAAAGGTAAAAGTAGAAAGAGTCACAAACTCCATCCAATTCAAAGGACTCAACTTCGCGTATCCGGGAACAAATGCGGAAGTCCTGAAAGATATTAATTTAAACGTGAAAGTAGGGGAAACAGTCGCGATCGTCGGTGCAAGCGGTTGTGGGAAGTCCACATTGATGGACTTAATTCCTAGATTCTTTGATCCAAGTGTCGGATCAATTGAGTTCGATGGGCAGAATATCAAAGACCTATCTCTTGCAGACCTTCGTAATAAGATTGGGATCGTAACCCAAGACATTTTTCTATTTCATGGAAAAGTAGCAGATAATATCGCTTACGGGAAACCGGGAGCTACTCGCAAAGATGTGATCCGAGCCGCGAGACTTGCTCATGCTCATGACTTCATCAAACAAATGGATAACGGATACGATAGTATCTTGGGAGTAAGAGGTCTAAATCTTTCAGGCGGACAAAGACAAAGACTTGTGATCGCAAGAGCTCTATTAAGAGATCCTGAAATAATGATCTTGGACGAGGCTACTTCCGCATTAGATGCCGAGTCGGAAAGATTAGTCAGCGATGCATTCCGCAGATTATTTGCGAACCGCACTACATTCGTGATAGCTCATAGACTTTCCACAATCAAAGATATTCCGCGCATACTTGTTATGGACAACGGAAGGATCATAGAAGAAGGAAATCATACTTCTCTAATGGAAATGAACGGTCTTTATAGAAAACTTACGGACAACCAATACGCCGGAGCGGGGATGCTGCCTTGA
- the cutA gene encoding divalent-cation tolerance protein CutA, with protein sequence MSYRTFYVTTKNETEALEIAETLVNERLVACANLIPGMKSIYRWHGRLEHNQETVLLLKTKDSEAEKVVARISELHSYTVPCIVSWEIKEANEKYLRWIDSEIGK encoded by the coding sequence ATGAGCTATCGAACTTTTTACGTCACCACGAAGAACGAGACCGAGGCTTTAGAGATCGCGGAAACTTTAGTAAACGAGAGACTGGTTGCCTGCGCCAATTTGATCCCAGGAATGAAATCCATTTATAGATGGCATGGAAGATTGGAGCATAATCAGGAAACGGTTCTTTTGTTAAAAACCAAAGATTCTGAGGCGGAAAAAGTCGTAGCAAGAATTTCGGAACTACATAGTTACACTGTCCCATGTATTGTTTCCTGGGAAATTAAAGAGGCGAATGAAAAGTATTTACGTTGGATAGATTCGGAAATCGGAAAATAA
- a CDS encoding patatin-like phospholipase family protein: protein MASKKSPNLIFKKSYDALALNSAFFGFYAHSGFSLGLKEIGFKPAAIAGSSSGALIGSLISAGIPPEEITRFILTLQKSDFWDGNFFSQFLKPFRKGLKNYSGILSGKKIRALLEPYLGGKDISEMPIKMGIAVSNLTKGIRELKSEGNIVDMIMASMTFPILFEIPNLKGEEFLDGGVADAEPIKEFILDPSIKRIVIHDIENRKPVSDKILMRAFDSCVSVIASETRDLKELLAKKYGKKIIRVVTNTPYLHPNKMENGRLALELGRRSAHFMKSQILGA, encoded by the coding sequence ATGGCTTCCAAAAAATCGCCGAATCTTATCTTTAAAAAATCGTATGACGCGCTGGCATTGAACTCAGCGTTTTTCGGCTTCTATGCACATTCAGGTTTTTCTCTCGGTTTAAAAGAGATCGGTTTTAAACCTGCGGCAATCGCTGGTTCTAGCTCGGGAGCTTTGATCGGCTCCTTAATTTCAGCGGGAATTCCTCCGGAAGAAATCACAAGATTCATTCTTACTTTGCAGAAAAGCGATTTCTGGGACGGGAACTTCTTCAGCCAGTTCCTAAAACCGTTTAGAAAAGGTCTTAAAAATTATTCAGGCATTCTTTCCGGAAAAAAGATCAGGGCCTTATTAGAACCTTATTTGGGAGGTAAGGATATTTCCGAAATGCCTATCAAGATGGGGATCGCGGTCTCTAATCTGACCAAAGGTATCCGAGAATTAAAATCCGAAGGTAATATCGTAGATATGATCATGGCCTCCATGACGTTCCCCATTCTATTCGAAATTCCAAACCTAAAAGGAGAGGAATTTTTAGACGGCGGAGTTGCGGATGCGGAACCGATCAAAGAATTTATATTGGATCCAAGTATCAAAAGGATCGTTATCCATGATATTGAAAACCGCAAACCTGTTTCGGATAAAATACTGATGAGGGCTTTCGATTCTTGCGTAAGTGTAATCGCGAGTGAAACAAGAGATCTTAAAGAATTATTAGCTAAGAAGTATGGCAAAAAAATTATCAGAGTGGTGACCAATACCCCTTATCTTCATCCGAACAAAATGGAAAACGGAAGATTAGCTTTAGAGTTAGGAAGAAGGTCCGCTCATTTTATGAAATCCCAAATATTAGGGGCCTAA